The following are encoded together in the Ranitomeya imitator isolate aRanImi1 chromosome 4, aRanImi1.pri, whole genome shotgun sequence genome:
- the LOC138673793 gene encoding protocadherin gamma-B2-like, with the protein MAWQVLFLCFTLFSVAASNPLHYSIPEEMKINAAVGNLVKDLGLTTNELEIRKLRIVSHNNRNYFNVSLENGNLYVSDRIDREELCGSEQICIMDLEILAENPVNVYPVKIEIQDINDNSPTFSHDVLELRISESASPGSSFILGNALDPDIGTNSLQSYTLSSNSYFSLLEKTDSEGTKHPELILEQSLDREKQKQYTLILTASDGGKPLKTGTACITIVVQDANDNYPVFSQDTYRIHLSENSPLGSLVLQLNATDKDEGSNGEVTYSFNHIPEKALDVFILDSQSGAINTKGELDYEITKTYQMTVKATDGGGLLAKCTLIIQIDDVNDNAPEVMLASLSTPIPEDSVPGTLVALIHVKDLDSGKNGDVTCQISETITFTLIPSSNNYYKLVTAAYFDREKISTYNITIIAEDEGSPPMLTKKTVHIIVSDTNDNSPNFEKSVYTAYILEQTTAGASVLRVHASDPDDSENARIIYSILNIDIDNIPVSSYVSINSMTGVLYAQRLFDYEQLREFQFQVMAKDSGSPALSSNVTVRICIIDKNDNAPKILYPSPDTEGSALFEFIPHSAEKGYLVTKVIAVDADSGHNAWLSYHLLQVPDPSLFTIGQYTGEIRIGQDLPDIESLRQKVVVLVKDNGVPSLSSTVSITLVMAETFQQVLPEIKRHPSTSSIPSNATFYLVIAISLISLLFIITVLIAVIIKCRKSSMPPSFGPYSRNVYPQFTLGCPSEISDTSLPFPFSYDVCVTLDSKQNEIAYLKPVQNVPTENLIDTGDSVIVGGNVSTEQVTQAKSL; encoded by the exons ATGGCTTGGCAAGTATTATTTCTCTGCTTTACTTTATTTTCTGTGGCTGCTTCTAATCCACTCCACTATTCGATTCCAGAAGAGATGAAGATAAATGCTGCAGTTGGGAATTTAGTGAAAGATTTGGGATTAACTACCAATGAATTAGAAATCAGAAAGTTAAGAATTGTTTCTCATAATAACAGGAATTATTTCAACGTGAGTTTAGAAAATGGAAACTTATATGTAAGTGACCGGATAGATAGAGAAGAGCTGTGCGGGTCCGAGCAGATCTGCATCATGGACCTTGAGATTCTGGCTGAAAATCCTGTGAATGTTTATCCGGTCAAGATTGAAATCCAAGATATTAATGATAATTCACCAACATTTTCTCACGATGTGTTGGAGCTGAGAATAAGCGAGTCCGCTTCTCCCGGTTCAAGTTTTATTTTGGGAAATGCGCTTGATCCAGATATTGGCACTAATTCCTTACAGAGCTATACTTTGAGCTCAAATTCATATTTCTCCTTATTGGAAAAAACTGACAGCGAAGGAACAAAACATCCTGAGCTGATCTTGGAACAAAGTCTGGATCGTGAAAAGCAAAAACAATATACATTAATTCTAACGGCATCTGATGGTGGAAAACCTCTGAAAACTGGAACTGCATGCATTACAATTGTTGTACAAGACGCAAATGACAATTATCCTGTTTTTAGTCAAGATACTTATAGAATCCATTTAAGTGAAAATTCTCCACTTGGTTCTCTTGTCCTTCAACTCAATGCCACAGACAAAGATGAAGGATCCAATGGGGAAGTTACATATTCATTTAATCATATTCCTGAAAAAGCACTTGATGTTTTTATTTTGGATTCTCAATCTGGAGCCATTAACACAAAAGGAGAACTGGATTATGAAATAACGAAAACTTACCAGATGACTGTCAAAGCTACAGATGGTGGAGGACTTCTTGCCAAATGTACTCTAATAATACAGATTGACGATGTCAATGATAATGCCCCAGAAGTAATGCTCGCTTCACTATCAACACCTATTCCAGAGGATTCGGTACCCGGGACACTTGTGGCATTAATTCATGTTAAGGATTTAGATTCTGGGAAAAATGGTGATGTTACGTGTCAAATATCAGAAACTATTACATTTACATTGATTCCATCATCTAATAATTACTACAAACTTGTGACAGCAGCGTACTTTGATAGAGAGAAAATATCTACCTATAACATCACAATCATTGCTGAGGATGAAGGATCTCCTCCAATGCTCACAAAGAAAACAGTACATATAATTGTTTCAGATACCAATGACAATTCACCAAATTTTGAAAAATCTGTTTATACTGCTTACATTTTGGAGCAAACCACAGCGGGAGCTTCAGTGCTTCGTGTCCATGCATCAGACCCAGATGACAGTGAAAATGCTCGGATAATATATTCCATATTaaatatagatatagataatatTCCGGTATCTTCTTATGTTTCCATAAACTCAATGACTGGAGTTCTCTACGCCCAGAGATTATTTGACTATGAACAGTTGCGGGAATTTCAGTTCCAGGTGATGGCTAAAGACAGTGGATCTCCTGCTCTAAGCAGTAATGTCACGGTGAGGATATGCATCATTGATAAGAATGATAATGCTCCGAAGATCCTCTACCCATCACCAGACACTGAGGGATCAGCATTATTTGAGTTTATTCCTCACTCTGCTGAGAAAGGTTATCTAGTCACCAAAGTGATTGCAGTGGACGCTGACTCTGGACACAATGCCTGGCTCTCCTATCACTTACTACAAGTTCCCGATCCTTCATTATTCACCATTGGTCAATATACTGGGGAAATCAGGATTGGACAAGATCTTCCAGATATAGAGTCTTTGAGGCAAAAAGTTGTGGTTCTGGTTAAAGATAATGGTGTTCCATCTCTGTCATCTACAGTCTCTATAACTTTAGTCATGGCAGAAACCTTTCAGCAAGTTTTACCAGAGATAAAGCGTCATCCAAGTACATCAAGTATTCCTTCTAATGCTACCTTCTACCTTGTAATCGCCATATCTCTGATTTCCTTATTGTTCATTATAACAGTATTGATTGCAGTTATTATTAAGTGTCGGAAGTCAAGTATGCCACCATCATTTGGGCCTTACAGTAGAAACGTGTATCCTCAGTTCACCCTGGGATGTCCTTCTGAGATCAGTGATACCAGTTTACCTTTCCCATTCTCATATGATGTGTGTGTGACTCTGGACTCCAAGCAGAATGAAATCGCTTATCTGAAACCAGTGCAGAACGTCCCCACAGAGAATCTCATAGATACTGGTGACTCTGTCATTGTCGGTGGCAATGTGTCTACTGAACAAGTTACACAG GCAAAgagtttataa
- the LOC138673791 gene encoding protocadherin gamma-B2-like, with protein sequence MAWQVLFFYFGFFSMAAPNQFYYSILEELKLNSIIGNVAEDLGLDSSNLKMRKLRIVSHHSRNCFNISAENGNLYVSDRIDREEICGAELSCFLDLEILAENPVNVFSAKIEIQDINDNPPSFPNEIFNLRISESSLPGARFVLEHARDPDLGTNSLQSYSLSPNSYFSLVEKSDMENPELTLVHSLDREKQQKFEFILTASDGGKRIKTGTAMIKIEVQDINDNYPVFSQKNYKVSLNEDFPIGYVALQLNASDKDEGSNAEISYSFSHIPESAKQVFTIDSQSGIIKIIGKLDYETAQTYEMMVKATDGGGLVSKCTVSIQILDLNDNAPEITITSLSTPIPEDSSPGTLVALINVKDLDSGKYGEVNCQITEIKAFKLVPSSNNYYKLVTAGELDRETTSAYNITLIAEDEGSPPMVTKKTVHITVSDVNDNEPVFGKPFYISHILEHIPAGASIQNIHASDLDENENARVTYTIISQNIDDIPVTSYVSINSMSGVLFAQRSFDYEQLREFQFQVMAKDSGSPPLSSNVTVRICVIDKNDNAPKILYPSPDTEGSALFEYIPHSAEKGYLVTKVIAVDADSGHNAWLSYHLLQVPDPSILSIGQYTGEIRIGRDLPDIETLRQKIVVLVKDNGVPSLSSTATLNLVVAENFQQVVPEIRRQPNNSATVSNTTFYLVIAIGLISLLFIVIVLITVIAKCRKTHSPTSFDAFNRNVYPQFTLGCPSEISDTSLPFPFSYDVCVTLDSKQNEIAYLKPVQNVPTENLIDTDDSAHGTDPTNVHLPKISNVQV encoded by the coding sequence ATGGCTTGGCAAGTACTATTTTTCTACTTTGGTTTCTTTTCTATGGCTGCTCCTAATCAGTTCTACTACTCAATTCTAGAGGAGCTGAAGCTAAATTCTATCATTGGGAACGTTGCAGAAGATTTAGGATTGGACAGCAGCAACCTTAAAATGAGAAAGTTAAGGATTGTTTCTCATCACAGCAGAAATTGTTTCAATATCAGCGCAGAAAATGGTAATTTATATGTGAGTGACAGGATAGACAGGGAGGAGATCTGTGGGGCAGAGCTGAGCTGCTTTCTGGATCTTGAGATTTTAGCCGAAAATCCAGTAAatgttttttctgcaaaaattgAAATCCAAGATATAAATGATAACCCACCAAGTTTTCCAAATGAAATATTTAATCTAAGAATAAGTGAATCTTCATTGCCTGGAGCAAGATTTGTTTTAGAACATGCGCGAGATCCAGATTTAGGCACCAATTCTTTACAAAGCTATAGTCTAAGTCCCAATTCATACTTCTCACTGGTGGAAAAATCAGACATGGAAAATCCAGAACTTACCTTAGTGCATTCTTTGGATCGTGAAAAGCAGCAAAAATTTGAATTTATTTTAACTGCTTCTGATGGAGGAAAAAGAATTAAAACTGGAACTGCCATGATAAAGATTGAAGTTCAGGATATAAATGACAATTATCCAGTATTTAGTCAAAAAAATTATAAAGTTAGTTTAAATGAAGATTTTCCAATTGGATATGTGGCTTTACAATTGAACGCCAGCGATAAGGATGAAGGATCCAATGCAGAAATCTCATATTCATTTAGTCACATTCCTGAAAGTGCAAAACAAGTATTTACTATTGATTCTCAGAGTGGGATCATAAAAATTATAGGAAAACTAGACTATGAAACAGCACAGACCTATGAGATGATGGTGAAAGCTACTGAtggtggaggtctagtttccaaatgtaCTGTCTCTATACAAATTTTGGATCTTAACGACAATGCTCCTGAGATAACGATTACGTCACTGTCTACTCCAATTCCAGAGGATTCTTCACCTGGGACGCTCGTAGCATTGATTAATGTAAAGGATTTGGATTCTGGGAAATATGGAGAAGTGAACTGTCAAATAACAGAAATAAAGGCATTTAAACTAGTTCCATCATCTAATAATTATTACAAGCTTGTAACTGCAGGAGAACTTGACAGAGAGACGACGTCAGCATACAACATCACACTTATAGCAGAAGATGAAGgctctcctccaatggtcactaagaAAACAGTTCACATTACTGTCTCAGATGTGAATGATAATGAACCAGTTTTTGGAAAACCTTTTTATATTTCTCATATTCTAGAGCACATTCCAGCAGGAGCATCAATACAGAATATTCATGCGTCTGACCTGGATGAAAATGAGAACGCTAGAGTCACTTATACCATCATTAGCCAAAATATTGATGACATCCCAGTGACATCTTATGTCTCCATAAACTCAATGTCTGGAGTTCTCTTCGCCCAGAGATCATTTGACTATGAACAGTTGCGGGAATTTCAGTTCCAGGTGATGGCTAAAGACAGTGGATCTCCTCCTCTAAGCAGTAATGTCACAGTGAGGATATGTGTCATTGATAAGAATGATAATGCTCCGAAGATCCTCTACCCATCACCAGACACTGAGGGATCAGCATTATTTGAGTATATTCCTCACTCTGCTGAGAAAGGTTATCTAGTCACCAAAGTGATTGCAGTGGACGCTGACTCTGGACACAACGCCTGGCTCTCCTATCACTTACTACAAGTTCCCGATCCTTCTATTTTATCCATTGGGCAATATACTGGTGAAATCAGAATTGGAAGAGATCTTCCAGATATAGAAACATTAAGACAAAAAATTGTAGTTCTGGTCAAAGATAATGGCGTACCATCTCTGTCATCTACAGCAACTTTGAACTTGGTTGTAGCAGAAAATTTTCAGCAAGTTGTGCCAGAAATAAGACGTCAACCCAATAACTCAGCAACTGTCTCCAATACCACATTCTACCTTGTAATAGCTATAGGTCTGATCTCTCTGTTATTCATTGTCATAGTGTTAATCACAGTCATCGCTAAATGCCGAAAAACTCACAGTCCAACATCCTTTGATGCTTTCAATAGAAACGTGTATCCTCAGTTCACCCTGGGATGTCCTTCTGAGATCAGTGATACCAGTTTACCTTTCCCATTCTCCTATGATGTGTGTGTGACTCTGGACTCCAAGCAGAATGAAATCGCTTATCTGAAACCAGTGCAGAACGTCCCCACAGAGAATCTCATAGACACTGATGATTCTGCTCATGGAACAGATCCAACAAATGTCCACCTTCCCAAGATCAGCAATGTACAGGTATGA
- the LOC138673792 gene encoding protocadherin gamma-B2-like codes for MAWQVLFFYFGFFSMAAPNQFYYSILEELKLNSIIGNVAEDLGLDSSNLKMRKLRIVSHHSRNYFNISAENGNLYVSDRIDREEICGAEQSCFLDLEILAENPVNVYSVQVEIQDINDNPPIFPNEIFNLRISESSLPGARFVLEHARDPDLGTNSLQSYSLSPNLYFSLVEKHEIGIEYLELTLVQSLDREKQQRYEFILAASDGGKPIKTGIAIIKIDVQDINDNYPVFSLKHYKISLDENLPIGYVALQLNASDKDEGSNAEISYSFSHIPESAKQVFTIDSQTGVIKTIGKLDYETAQTYELTVEATDGGGLVAKCSVPIQILDLNDNAPEITITSLSTPIPEDSAPGTLVALINVKDLDSGKNGDVNCQITEMKALKLAPSSNNYYKLVTAGELDRETTSAYNITIIAEDEGSPPMVTKKTVHITVSDVNDNEPVFGKPFYISHILEHIPAGASIQNIHASDLDENENARVTYTIISQNIDDIPVTSYVSINSMTGVLYAQRSFDYEQLREFQFQVMAKDSGSPPLSSNVTVRICIIDKNDNAPKILYPSPDTEGSALFEFIPHSAEKGYLVTKVIAVDADSGHNAWLSYHLLQVPDPSILTIGQYTGEIRIGRDLPDIETLRQKIVVLVKDNGVPSLSSTVTLNLVVAENFQQVVPEIRRQPNNSATASNTTFYLVVAIGLISLLFIVTVLITVIAKCRKTHSPTSFDAFNRNVYPQFTLGCPSEISDTSLPFPFSYDVCVTLDSKQNEIAYLKPVQNVPTENLIETGDSTVVNNSGPSEQTTQVR; via the coding sequence ATGGCTTGGCAAGTACTATTCTTCTACTTTGGTTTCTTTTCTATGGCTGCTCCTAATCAGTTCTACTACTCAATTCTAGAGGAGCTGAAGCTAAATTCTATCATTGGGAACGTTGCAGAAGATTTGGGATTGGACAGCAGCAACCTTAAAATGAGAAAGTTAAGGATTGTTTCTCATCACAGCAGAAATTATTTCAATATCAGCGCAGAAAATGGTAATTTATATGTCAGTGACAGGATAGACAGGGAGGAGATCTGTGGGGCAGAGCAGAGCTGCTTTCTAGATCTTGAAATTTTGGCAGAAAATCCAGTAAATGTTTATTCTGTTCAAGTTGAAATCCAAGATATAAATGATAATCCGCCAATCTTCCCAAATGAAATATTTAATCTAAGAATAAGTGAATCTTCATTGCCTGGAGCAAGATTTGTTTTAGAACATGCGCGAGATCCAGATTTAGGCACCAATTCTTTACAAAGTTATAGTCTAAGTCCCAATTTATACTTTTCATTGGTGGAAAAACATGAGATTGGAATAGAATATCTTGAACTTACCTTAGTGCAATCTTTGGATCGTGAAAAGCAGCAACGATATGAATTTATTTTAGCTGCTTCCGATGGAGGAAAACCTATCAAAACTGGAATTGCAATTATCAAGATTGATGTTCAAGACATAAATGACAATTATCCAGTATTTAGTCTAAAACATTATAAAATTAGTTTAGATGAAAACTTACCAATTGGATATGTAGCTTTACAATTGAACGCCAGTGATAAAGATGAAGGATCCAATGCAGAAATTTCATATTCATTTAGTCACATTCCTGAAAGTGCAAAACAAGTATTTACTATTGATTCTCAAACTGGAGTCATTAAGACAATAGGAAAACTAGACTATGAAACAGCACAGACCTATGAATTGACGGTGGAAGCTACTGATGGTGGAGGTCTAGTTGCAAAATGTTCTGTTCCAATACAAATTTTGGATCTTAACGACAATGCTCCTGAGATAACGATTACGTCACTGTCTACTCCAATTCCAGAGGATTCTGCACCTGGGACGCTCGTAGCATTGATTAATGTAAAGGATTTGGATTCTGGTAAAAATGGAGACGTGAACTGTCAAATAACAGAAATGAAGGCACTTAAGTTAGCTCCATCGTCCAATAATTATTACAAGCTTGTAACTGCAGGAGAACTTGACAGAGAGACGACGTCAGCATACAACATCACAATCATAGCAGAAGATGAAGgctctcctccaatggtcactaagaAAACAGTTCACATTACTGTCTCAGATGTGAATGATAATGAACCAGTTTTTGGAAAACCTTTTTATATTTCTCATATTCTAGAGCACATTCCAGCAGGAGCATCAATACAGAATATTCATGCATCTGACCTGGATGAAAATGAGAATGCTAGGGTCACTTATACCATCATTAGCCAAAATATTGATGACATTCCAGTAACATCTTATGTCTCCATAAACTCAATGACAGGAGTTCTCTACGCCCAGAGATCATTTGACTATGAACAGTTGCGGGAATTTCAGTTCCAGGTGATGGCTAAAGACAGTGGATCTCCTCCTCTAAGCAGTAATGTCACAGTGAGGATATGTATCATTGATAAGAATGATAATGCTCCGAAGATCCTCTACCCATCACCAGACACTGAGGGATCAGCATTATTTGAGTTTATTCCTCACTCTGCTGAGAAAGGTTATCTAGTCACCAAAGTGATTGCAGTGGACGCTGACTCTGGACACAACGCCTGGCTCTCCTATCACTTACTACAAGTTCCCGATCCTTCCATTTTAACCATTGGTCAATATACTGGGGAAATCAGAATCGGAAGAGATCTTCCAGATATAGAAACTTTAAGGCAAAAGATTGTAGTCCTAGTAAAAGATAATGGCGTACCATCTCTGTCATCTACAGTCACTTTGAACTTGGTTGTGGCAGAAAATTTTCAGCAAGTTGTGCCAGAAATAAGACGTCAACCCAATAACTCAGCAACTGCCTCCAATACCACATTCTACCTTGTAGTAGCTATAGGTCTGATCTCTCTGTTATTCATTGTCACAGTGTTAATCACAGTCATCGCTAAATGCAGAAAAACTCACAGTCCAACATCCTTTGATGCTTTCAATAGAAACGTGTATCCTCAGTTCACCCTGGGATGTCCTTCTGAGATCAGTGATACCAGTTTACCTTTCCCATTCTCATATGATGTGTGTGTGACTCTGGACTCCAAGCAGAATGAAATCGCTTATCTGAAACCAGTGCAGAACGTCCCCACAGAGAATCTCATAGAAACTGGTGATTCTACGGTTGTTAATAATAGTGGGCCTTCTGAACAAACTACACAGGTAAGGTAG